One genomic region from Manis pentadactyla isolate mManPen7 chromosome 12, mManPen7.hap1, whole genome shotgun sequence encodes:
- the TNFAIP3 gene encoding tumor necrosis factor alpha-induced protein 3 isoform X3, translating into MNWTDEWDNLIKMATTDTPVARSGLQYNSLEEIHIFVLCNILRRPIIVISDKMLRSLESGSSFAPLKVGGIYLPLHWPAQECYRYPIVLGYDSQHFVPLVTLKDSGPEIRAVPLVNRERGRFEDLKVHFLTDPENELKDKLLKEYLMVIEIPVQGWDHGTTHLINAAKLDEANLPKEINLVDDYFELVQHEYKKWQENNEQEQRDVRAQNPLESSIPQLSLMDMKCETPNCPFFMSVNTQPLCHECSERRQKNQNRSPKLNSKPGLEGLPGGALGASRGEAYEPLAWSPEGPSGGPHSAPPTAPSLFLFSETTAMKCKSPGCPFTLNVQHNGFCERCHNARQLNTGPTADMRHLDPGKCRACLQDATRTFNGICSTCFKRTTTEPSSHLGSSIPPSCHQRSKSDPSQLIQSLSPHSCHRAGNEAPSGCLSQAARTPGDRTGTSKCRKAGCMYFGTPENKGFCTLCFIEYRENKHFVAAPGKASPTASRFQNAVPCLGRECGTLGSAVFEGYCQKCFIEAQNQRFHEAKRTEEQLVRHSERSSQHRDMPRTTQSASRPKCARASCKNILACRSEELCMECQHLSQRVAPGAHRGELVPEEPPKQRCRAPACDHFGNAKCNGYCNECFQFKQMYG; encoded by the exons AATTGGACCGATGAGTGGGACAACCTTATCAAAATGGCAACCACAGACACACCAGTGGCCCGAAGTGGACTTCAGTATAACTCCCTGGAAGAAATTCACATATTTGTCCTTTGCAACATCCTCAGAAGGCCAATCATTGTCATTTCAG ACAAAATGCTGAGAAGTTTGGAATCAGGTTCCAGTTTCGCTCCTTTGAAGGTGGGAGGGATTTACTTGCCTCTGCACTGGCCTGCCCAGGAATGCTACAGATACCCCATCGTTCTCGGCTACGACAGCCAACACTTTGTACCCCTGGTGACCCTGAAGGACAGCGGGCCTG aaatcCGAGCTGTTCCACTTGTTAACAGAGAGCGAGGAAGATTTGAAGACTTAAAAGTTCACTTTTTGACAGATCCTGAAAATGAGTTGAAGGACAAGCTCTTAAAAGAGTACTTGATGGTGATAGAAATCCCGGTCCAAGGCTGGGACCATGGTACCACCCATCTGATTAATGCCGCAAA GTTGGATGAAGCTAACTTACCTAAAGAAATAAATCTGGTAGATGATTACTTTGAACTTGTCCAGCATGAATACAAGAAGTGGCAGGAAAACAATGAGCAGGAGCAGAGAGATGTGCGTGCTCAGAATCCTTTGGAATCTTCCATTCCCCAGCTTTCTCTCATGGACATGAAATGTGAAACACCCAACTGTCCTTTCTTCATGTCTGTGAACACCCAGCCTCTGTGCCACGAATGCTCAGAGAGGAGGCAAAAGAACCAAAACAGATCTCCAAAGCTGAACTCCAAGCCGGGCCTGGAAGGACTCCCTGGCGGGGCGCTCGGGGCCTCTCGGGGCGAGGCCTATGAGCCCCTGGCCTGGAGCCCCGAGGGGCCCTCTGGGGGGCCTCATTCTGCCCCTCCGACAGCACCCAGCCTTTTCCTGTTCAGCGAGACCACCGCTATGAAATGCAAGAGCCCGGGCTGCCCTTTCACACTGAACGTGCAGCACAATGGATTTTGTGAGCGCTGCCACAATGCCCGGCAGCTCAATACCGGCCCCACCGCGGACATGAGGCATTTAGATCCTGGTAAGTGCCGAGCCTGCCTGCAGGATGCCACCAGGACGTTTAATGGGATCTGCAGTACTTGCTTCAAAAGGACTACAACAGAGCCGTCCTCACACCTCGGCTCTAGCATCCCTCCTTCCTGTCATCAGCGGTCCAAGTCAGACCCCTCACAGCTCATCCAGAGTCTCTCCCCACATTCTTGTCACAGAGCCGGGAACGAGGCTCCCTCCGGTTGCCTCTCTCAGGCTGCACGGACTCCAGGGGACAGGACGGGGACGAGCAAGTGCAGAAAAGCTGGCTGCATGTATTTCGGGACTCCAGAAAATAAGGGCTTTTGCACACTGTGTTTCATCGAGTACAGAGAAAATAAac ATTTTGTTGCCGCTCCGGGAAAAGCCAGTCCCACGGCCTCCAGGTTCCAGAACGCTGTCCCCTGCCTGGGGAGAGAATGTGGCACGCTTGGAAGTGCTGTGTTTGAAGGATACTGCCAGAAGTGTTTCATTGAAGCTCAGAATCAGAGATTTCATGAAGCAAAGAGGACTGAAGAGCAACTGGTGAGACACTCAGAG AGATCGAGCCAGCACAGAGACATGCCGCGAACCACACAGAGCGCCTCTAGGCCCAAGTGTGCCCGGGCCTCCTGCAAAAACATCCTGGCCTGCCGCAGCGAGGAACTCTGCATGGAGTGCCAGCACCTCAGCCAGCGAGTGGCCCCGGGGGCCCACCGGGGCGAGCTCGTTCCCGAAGAGCCCCCCAAACAGCGCTGCCGGGCCCCTGCCTGCGATCACTTCGGCAATGCCAAGTGTAACGGCTACTGCAACGAGTGCTTTCAGTTCAAGCAGATGTACGGCTAA